A region of Paenimyroides aestuarii DNA encodes the following proteins:
- the lysM gene encoding peptidoglycan-binding protein LysM: MGLFSFIKEKGAKIFGKKEEEAPAEEKHNLQAQALLDYVKQLGLAYNRLKISVTEDDVKVEGEVASQEDAEKIILALGNVEGVDQVQNLMIVMVPMMQAQFYTVESGDTLSKISKEFYGDANKYNTIFEANKPMLSHPDKIYPGQVLRIPNL; encoded by the coding sequence ATGGGATTATTTTCATTTATTAAAGAAAAGGGCGCTAAAATTTTTGGCAAAAAAGAAGAAGAAGCTCCTGCTGAAGAAAAGCACAACTTGCAGGCACAAGCTTTGTTAGACTATGTGAAACAACTAGGTTTGGCATACAACCGCTTAAAAATTTCGGTAACGGAAGACGACGTGAAAGTGGAAGGAGAAGTAGCTTCGCAGGAAGACGCTGAAAAAATTATTTTGGCTCTTGGAAATGTGGAAGGTGTGGATCAGGTTCAAAACTTAATGATTGTGATGGTACCGATGATGCAAGCACAGTTTTACACAGTTGAAAGCGGTGATACTTTATCAAAAATTTCAAAAGAATTTTATGGCGATGCCAACAAGTACAACACCATTTTTGAAGCAAATAAACCCATGTTAAGTCATCCTGATAAAATATATCCGGGTCAGGTTTTAAGAATACCAAATTTATAA
- a CDS encoding S46 family peptidase, with protein sequence MKKLSLFLSLFMLAMPLGMFANEGMWFLMFIERLNYRDMQKMGLQLTPEEIYSINNHSLKDAIVQFDGGCTAEIISDQGLVLTNHHCGYDKIAELSTPQDDILTNGFWAKTKAEERKPKDISVRFFVRMDDVSKRILGVVNKNMTEAEREKAINQEIAKIEKENNEGGKYTVSVRSFFQGNEYYYFVYQDYTDVRLVGTPPASIGKFGGDTDNWEWPRHTGDFSMFRVYADANGNPAEYSKNNVPLKPKHFLPINIQGLKEGDFSMILGYPGRTNRWMPAEGIQQNVEFSYPAWVEGSRLGLDVMKKYMDKSDEVRLAYASKYAGVANYWKNRQGMIDALTAQKTADTKRKNEAKFNKWANKKKNKDEYGNVIADINAYYAATNEKARHDNYLMTVLRTSNLATIPYSFGNALIQYANENEAKRAEMRPRLEEAINDVYKEFHSPLEAEMLARQLNLYATKSKGYAVAPYVKSLGEKNNYDYTKLVNKALEGSVFSSKDLLMKYLKNPDKSMIENDELFKISGDLLTKYREQPANLAPLKEKYDVAFRKLVAGLREANPKVKYYPDANSTLRLTYGKVIDLPRRADRPNDATDNWYTTLKGTIAKHKAGDEEFENPQRLIDLYNAKDYGQYADENGELIVNFLTDHDITGGNSGSPVLNGKGELIGLAFDGNIEAMAGDVIFDPKLQRTINVDARYILFIIDKYAGATNLINELKIIK encoded by the coding sequence ATGAAAAAATTAAGCTTATTTCTTTCTTTGTTTATGCTTGCCATGCCTTTGGGTATGTTTGCAAACGAAGGAATGTGGTTTTTAATGTTCATTGAACGATTAAATTACCGCGATATGCAAAAAATGGGGCTGCAATTAACGCCCGAAGAAATTTATAGTATCAACAACCATTCATTAAAAGATGCCATTGTGCAGTTTGATGGCGGTTGTACAGCAGAAATCATTTCAGATCAAGGTTTGGTTTTAACCAATCACCACTGTGGTTACGATAAAATTGCAGAGCTTTCCACACCACAAGACGATATTTTAACCAACGGTTTCTGGGCAAAAACAAAAGCAGAAGAACGCAAACCTAAAGATATTTCGGTGCGCTTCTTTGTGCGAATGGACGATGTTTCTAAACGCATTTTGGGCGTGGTAAACAAAAACATGACCGAAGCCGAGCGTGAAAAAGCAATCAACCAAGAAATTGCAAAAATTGAAAAAGAAAACAACGAAGGCGGTAAATACACCGTATCGGTTCGTTCGTTTTTTCAAGGAAATGAATATTATTATTTTGTGTATCAAGATTATACCGATGTGCGTTTAGTGGGAACACCACCTGCATCTATTGGGAAGTTTGGTGGAGACACCGATAACTGGGAATGGCCACGCCACACTGGTGATTTTTCAATGTTTCGTGTATATGCCGATGCCAACGGAAATCCTGCAGAATATTCAAAAAACAATGTGCCTTTAAAACCTAAACACTTCTTGCCGATTAATATCCAAGGTTTAAAAGAAGGTGATTTTTCTATGATTTTGGGTTATCCAGGAAGAACCAATCGTTGGATGCCGGCAGAAGGTATTCAGCAAAATGTAGAATTTTCATATCCGGCTTGGGTTGAAGGATCTCGTTTAGGTTTAGATGTCATGAAAAAATACATGGACAAAAGCGATGAAGTTCGTTTGGCGTATGCAAGTAAATATGCAGGTGTTGCCAATTATTGGAAAAACCGTCAAGGAATGATTGATGCGTTAACCGCTCAGAAAACCGCCGACACCAAACGCAAAAACGAAGCAAAATTCAACAAATGGGCCAACAAGAAAAAGAATAAAGACGAATACGGAAACGTAATTGCCGATATCAATGCCTATTATGCAGCAACAAACGAAAAAGCACGTCATGATAATTATTTAATGACGGTTTTGCGCACGTCTAATTTAGCTACAATTCCTTATAGTTTTGGAAATGCATTGATTCAATATGCCAATGAAAACGAAGCAAAACGCGCAGAAATGCGTCCAAGATTAGAGGAAGCAATTAACGATGTTTACAAAGAATTTCACAGTCCGTTAGAAGCAGAAATGTTGGCGCGCCAATTAAATTTATATGCTACAAAATCAAAAGGTTATGCTGTGGCACCGTATGTGAAATCGTTAGGAGAAAAAAATAATTACGATTACACAAAGCTTGTTAATAAAGCATTAGAAGGAAGCGTGTTTTCATCAAAAGATTTATTGATGAAGTATTTGAAAAATCCAGATAAATCAATGATTGAGAATGATGAGTTGTTCAAAATTTCTGGCGATTTATTAACGAAATACCGCGAACAACCGGCAAATTTAGCGCCGTTGAAAGAAAAATACGATGTGGCGTTCCGCAAATTGGTTGCAGGTTTACGCGAAGCTAATCCAAAAGTAAAATACTATCCAGATGCAAACTCAACATTGCGTTTAACTTATGGAAAAGTAATTGATTTACCACGCCGTGCAGACCGTCCGAACGATGCTACCGACAACTGGTACACTACTTTAAAGGGAACCATTGCAAAGCACAAAGCAGGCGATGAAGAGTTTGAAAACCCACAACGATTAATTGATTTGTACAACGCAAAAGATTACGGACAATATGCCGATGAAAACGGCGAACTAATTGTAAACTTTTTAACCGATCACGATATTACAGGTGGTAACTCTGGTTCACCGGTTCTAAACGGAAAAGGCGAGTTGATTGGTTTGGCTTTCGATGGTAACATTGAAGCGATGGCAGGCGATGTGATTTTTGATCCTAAATTACAGCGCACCATAAACGTTGATGCACGTTATATTTTGTTTATCATTGATAAATATGCAGGTGCAACCAACTTAATTAATGAATTAAAGATTATTAAATAG
- a CDS encoding IS5 family transposase, translating into MYSVLNKDIIKKEIVPYLPLAKRGFQATVPLEEIVNAVLYKLKTGVQWHQLPVKALFEENVLSWESVYYHYRKWCKADILKKIWTSILEKNKSKLDLSNVDFDGSHTSAIRGGEEVEYQGRKKRKTTNSLYLSDKQGIPLAISEPVAGNHNDLFNIEVQFEVITGTLEQAKIPVEGLFLNADAGFDSKEFRLCCEKKEIHANICFNKRNGDTDRDEYFDQELYNERYKIERTNAWMDSFRSILNRFDTTVISWLGFNYLAFIVIALRKFNKIKV; encoded by the coding sequence ATGTACAGTGTACTGAACAAAGATATAATAAAAAAAGAAATAGTACCTTATTTACCATTAGCAAAACGAGGTTTTCAGGCAACAGTTCCTTTGGAAGAAATAGTAAATGCTGTACTTTACAAACTTAAAACAGGAGTTCAATGGCATCAACTTCCAGTTAAGGCATTATTTGAAGAAAATGTATTAAGTTGGGAATCGGTTTATTATCATTATCGAAAATGGTGTAAGGCAGATATTTTAAAAAAAATCTGGACAAGCATTTTAGAAAAAAACAAATCAAAATTAGACCTTTCGAATGTAGATTTTGATGGTAGTCATACCTCTGCAATTAGGGGTGGTGAAGAAGTAGAATATCAAGGTAGAAAGAAACGTAAAACCACTAACTCATTGTATTTAAGCGACAAACAAGGAATTCCATTAGCCATTTCAGAGCCAGTAGCTGGTAATCATAACGATCTTTTTAACATAGAAGTTCAGTTTGAAGTGATAACGGGAACTTTAGAGCAAGCAAAAATTCCAGTTGAAGGACTTTTTTTAAATGCTGATGCGGGCTTTGATTCTAAAGAATTTAGGTTGTGTTGTGAGAAAAAAGAAATACATGCAAATATTTGTTTCAATAAAAGAAATGGCGATACAGATAGAGATGAATATTTTGACCAAGAACTTTATAATGAGAGATATAAAATAGAAAGAACAAATGCTTGGATGGATAGTTTTAGATCCATATTAAATAGATTCGACACAACAGTTATAAGTTGGCTAGGCTTTAATTATTTAGCATTCATAGTAATTGCTCTAAGAAAATTTAATAAAATAAAAGTTTAA
- a CDS encoding DUF677 domain-containing protein has translation MKTKILKLLAAGSLTAVLSYGAYIYACAGGEWGAGYTSLFSPEITVNNKEYEPFFYDDYFIFYNGYNVQSTTDLFKAENVSDWTKYLKKYSPETVEYFLYDESLDAPLRTISQSKNAEAEFKKQNFKFSLDTSDEKTQKFVLFIMLARGIETYSNQTYNYWDYDNRKQLNADSDFTTKVESLYKKDVTQKDEFFKNRMWFQVVRSKFYSSDRGSVIPFFNETQNEQPKNNLYYQAMNYVGGAYKNLKNYEKANATFAQVFHQCKPLMASALFDYKPLDEAAFKTSLNQASNQNTKETLYALQGYYTNEFSAMQDLYQLNPNSPHIDFLLSRWVNINEQNINTYTAYEKLDIDAGKIKKELKDKVSAAEVKWINDVASDAKVHNPYIWKTTAAYFNSLIGDYSKADKLLKEAHTLSQNANQKNQVRSLRLFNNLLSTDEMNQKAEGKLIEDVNWLFYEDKFPVKDYVTEGRIDYLNSFTKKYISSLYKKQGNGLMSELTYSIKGFYKDQKQSIAMEKLLLSSERSAWQDLFVGVYPYKLADIYESRGIYLFYQDKIDEAIAEFEKIKPFESKTYNWQKDKYETEMVDYKKAQLPGNPFNGKIKDCNDCDHAAKQSVKYSQLDFLYKVKEMKAKIAAGEDVYNNALLVGNAFYNTSYFGNARFFYYNSIIDEYGNSISNEHSKMLYSMENVRKYYNIAQKAAADNEQKAKMAYMLAKTQRNDFYYNKYFSTTSYWGYPDGPVIQKWQGFVDLKNNYSDTKYYQDVIAECGYFRKYLGLQ, from the coding sequence ATGAAAACAAAGATTTTAAAACTGTTAGCAGCTGGTAGTTTAACGGCTGTTTTAAGTTACGGCGCATATATATACGCTTGTGCAGGAGGTGAGTGGGGTGCAGGTTACACTTCGCTTTTTTCGCCCGAAATCACAGTGAACAACAAAGAATATGAACCGTTTTTTTACGATGATTATTTTATATTTTACAATGGCTACAATGTGCAATCGACCACCGATTTGTTTAAAGCAGAAAACGTTTCAGATTGGACAAAATATTTAAAAAAATACTCGCCCGAAACGGTGGAATATTTCTTGTATGATGAAAGTTTAGATGCTCCTTTGCGCACCATTAGCCAGTCTAAGAATGCAGAAGCCGAGTTTAAAAAGCAAAATTTTAAATTCAGTTTGGATACTTCCGACGAGAAAACACAAAAATTCGTGTTATTTATCATGTTGGCACGCGGTATTGAAACCTATTCCAACCAAACCTATAATTATTGGGATTACGACAACCGAAAACAACTCAATGCCGACAGTGATTTTACCACAAAAGTGGAAAGTCTGTACAAAAAAGATGTGACTCAGAAAGACGAATTCTTTAAAAACCGTATGTGGTTTCAGGTGGTTCGATCAAAATTTTATTCATCAGATCGCGGTTCAGTAATTCCTTTTTTTAATGAAACCCAAAACGAGCAACCGAAAAACAACTTGTATTATCAAGCCATGAATTATGTGGGCGGAGCGTATAAAAATTTAAAAAATTACGAAAAAGCAAATGCTACGTTTGCACAAGTTTTTCATCAATGCAAACCTTTAATGGCATCGGCTTTGTTTGATTATAAACCTTTAGATGAAGCTGCTTTTAAAACATCTTTAAATCAGGCATCAAACCAAAACACCAAAGAAACCCTATATGCATTGCAAGGATATTATACCAATGAATTCAGTGCCATGCAAGATTTGTATCAGTTGAATCCAAATTCGCCGCATATTGATTTTCTGTTGTCGCGCTGGGTGAATATCAATGAGCAAAATATCAACACCTACACGGCATACGAAAAATTGGATATCGATGCTGGGAAAATCAAAAAAGAGTTGAAAGACAAAGTAAGTGCGGCTGAGGTTAAGTGGATCAACGACGTGGCAAGCGATGCAAAAGTGCACAATCCGTATATTTGGAAAACCACCGCGGCTTATTTTAATTCATTGATTGGCGATTATTCTAAAGCCGATAAGTTATTGAAAGAAGCACATACTTTATCACAAAATGCTAATCAAAAAAATCAGGTACGCAGTTTGCGCTTGTTCAACAACCTTTTAAGCACCGATGAAATGAATCAAAAAGCCGAAGGGAAATTGATAGAAGATGTAAATTGGTTGTTTTATGAAGATAAATTTCCTGTGAAAGACTATGTGACCGAAGGAAGAATTGATTATTTAAATTCGTTTACAAAAAAATACATTAGTTCGCTTTACAAAAAACAGGGCAATGGATTAATGTCGGAATTAACCTATTCAATTAAAGGTTTTTATAAAGATCAAAAGCAAAGCATCGCCATGGAAAAATTGTTGTTGAGCAGTGAGCGTTCTGCTTGGCAAGATCTTTTTGTAGGGGTTTATCCGTATAAATTGGCAGATATTTATGAAAGCCGTGGCATTTATTTGTTCTATCAAGATAAAATTGATGAAGCAATTGCCGAGTTCGAAAAAATCAAGCCTTTTGAAAGCAAAACCTATAATTGGCAAAAAGACAAATATGAAACCGAAATGGTGGATTATAAAAAAGCACAGTTGCCAGGAAATCCGTTCAATGGAAAAATTAAAGATTGCAACGATTGCGATCATGCAGCCAAACAATCGGTGAAATATTCGCAGCTCGATTTTCTGTACAAGGTTAAAGAAATGAAAGCAAAAATTGCGGCTGGTGAAGATGTGTATAACAATGCACTGTTGGTTGGTAATGCTTTTTACAATACATCTTACTTTGGAAACGCCCGATTTTTTTATTACAACAGCATCATTGACGAATACGGAAACAGTATCAGCAACGAACACAGCAAAATGTTGTACAGTATGGAAAACGTTAGAAAATATTACAATATAGCCCAAAAAGCAGCAGCCGATAACGAGCAAAAAGCAAAAATGGCATATATGTTGGCAAAAACACAGCGCAATGATTTTTACTACAACAAATATTTCTCCACAACAAGTTATTGGGGTTATCCCGACGGTCCTGTAATTCAGAAATGGCAAGGCTTTGTAGATTTAAAAAATAATTACAGCGACACTAAATACTATCAAGACGTAATTGCAGAATGCGGTTATTTCCGTAAATATTTAGGATTGCAATAA
- a CDS encoding DUF805 domain-containing protein, which yields MIDWYKKVVFENYANFNGRARRSEYWYFVLCNFLITMCLYIPMIISMGVSGEQQPGALFYLFFALIMIYSLAILVPSLAVAVRRLHDTGRSGWFYFVGLIPLVGSILLLVWFFTEGQRGTNEYGPDPKEV from the coding sequence ATGATTGATTGGTACAAAAAAGTAGTTTTTGAAAACTACGCAAATTTTAATGGAAGAGCGCGAAGATCAGAATATTGGTATTTTGTTTTGTGTAACTTTTTAATCACTATGTGTCTATACATTCCCATGATAATTTCAATGGGGGTATCTGGAGAGCAACAGCCCGGTGCGCTCTTTTACCTATTTTTCGCACTTATCATGATTTATAGTTTAGCTATCCTTGTTCCGTCATTGGCAGTTGCAGTCAGAAGATTGCACGATACAGGCAGAAGCGGTTGGTTTTACTTTGTAGGATTAATTCCATTGGTTGGATCAATCCTTTTATTAGTTTGGTTTTTCACAGAAGGACAAAGAGGAACTAATGAATACGGCCCAGATCCTAAAGAAGTATAA